One Abyssisolibacter fermentans genomic window, AATAATTCTAAACTAATATCTTCATTTATTACTTCATCTAACCCAACTGTTTTATCATTCACCTTAGCTCCTAAAATAACTCTAGCTAAACCTGAACTAATATCATTTGCAACATCAATAACTTTTATGCCAGCTTCATATTGTCTAACTGAGCCATCTGGTAATGTAATATTAATCATATCATAATCCTCCTTTTATTTTTTAAAAATCTCTATTCAATCCAATATTAATAATGAAACTCTACTCACTTCTTTCCTAGAAGTAAGCGATTCACAACAAATTAAATTTTGGATTCTCTGCTTTCTGAATTTTTGCCTTTTCTTTAATCTTTCAAGCTGTAACTCCTACTCATTTTGTTCCTAGGAGTAAGCGACTCACACCAAATCATAAATTTGGGTTCTCTGCTTAAATTAAAAAAACTCCCGTTCCTAGAATTGCTTCTAGGGACGAGAGTATATTCGCGCGGTACCACCCTAATTAAATATTATATAAAATATATAATACTTCACTCAATCATATAACGCTCATTTAAGCGGAAATCCTTACGTCATAAAACAATTTATGACCTCAGATACAACTCAAGGTTAGTCTTCGATTAGCAAGTAATAGGATGCTTACAGCCAAGGCACTCCCTCTCTATATTACTTTTTCTAATTTACTCTTCCTATCATAGCTTTTACTTTATTAACTTTGTAAACATTATAAGTTTATAATGAATTATTGTCAAGGTTATTTTTTATTTTTTTTAATTTTCAATACAGCATTAATTAATTAAGCATTAACACTATTTTATTTATAACTATTTTTTAGCTTTTTAGTTTTGCACGATATTTTTTACCATTAATCTTTATATTACTAAAAGCTTTGTAAACTATTCTTTCCTTGCCACCTAAAATTTCAATATTTGTTACTTTGCCCTTAATTTCTATTTTACCTATATCTGATTGATTAATACCGCTTATGCTTCTAAGAGTTGAAATTATATCTCTCTTGGTAAAAATACTGTTCACATTTCCTGCATTCAATTGAACTATTACGCCTTTCTTATTTCCAGCAATATACCGATTTTTTTTAGACAATCTTTTTTGTTCTTTTTTACCAATTTTCCTAGAAACATGCCCTCCCTTACAAGGGATTTTATATCCTAAAAATTTCTGTAACTCTTCAAACCTCTCTACTTCTGGCTTTGTTACAAAGGTAATTGCCACACCGTTTTGGTCAACCCTTCCCGTTCTACCGATTCTATGTATGTAGTTCTCATTGTCAAAAGGAACAAAAAAGTTTATAACATGAGTAACCCTTTCTACATGAATTCCTCTTGCTGCAACATCTGTCGCTATCATTGTATTGTATTGACCTCTTTTAAATGCTGTCATTGTATTCATTCTATCTAATTGTTTCATTCCTCCATGTACGCGACATATTAGATAACTCCATTTTTTCATAATAGCATAAAGTCTTTCTACCTGTTCTTGTGTGTTACAGAATATTATAGTTTTTCTAGGAGCCTCACGTCTTAGCATCATTTTAAGGAAATCAACTTTTTTTAAAGCTTCTACCGTATAATGAATTTGCTCTATTTTATTTAAAACACTATTATCTGATTTTACCTCAATATTTTCAGGATTTTTCAAATATTTTTGACTTAAATATTGTGCCTCTAAAGGCATAGTAGCAGAAAATAATAATGTAACTCTATCGTCTGGTGTCTTTTCAATTATTTTTTCAATCTGCTCACCAAAACCCATTATCAACATTTCATCCGCTTCATCAATAACTAGATATTTCAAATCTTTTAATTTAACATTTTTTCTAAACAAATGATCCATCATTCTTCCTGGTGTAGCTACTATTACATGTGGTTTCTTTTTCAACTCTTTTCTTTGAATTTCAATTGGCTGTTTACCATAAACTGCAACACATTTAATTCCTTTATATTTACCAATACCCTCTATATCATACTTTACCTGCTCTGCTAACTCTCTTGTTGGTGTTAAAACTAACATTTGAGTGGATTCTAGTTCAGCATTAATCTTCTCACAAATTGGTATTCCAAAAGCAGCAGTTTTACCACTACCTGTCTGTGATTGTACTATTAAATCTCTATCTTCTTCTAATATTTTAGGTATAACTATAGCTTGAACCTCTAGTGGTTTTTTAAAACCAAGTTCACTAAGACCTCTTTTAATCTCATTTGATAAAGGGTAATCTTTAATTTTCATTTCTTTTGTATCCATAATTTTTATTCCTTTCTGTGTTTATTAACACAAATATTTACTTATTATTTCTGTATTTATTTAGCTAGGCTCAATGAAAATAGTATATCATATTTAAACATTTTATACTTCTATAATTTAATATTTATTATCATATTATACCCAATTAATTAACCTTTTTTGTTTTATTATTTATAGAATGGTTTTCTTTCTTATTTTATCAAGCATATATCAACTGTTTTTTTAATAATAATTACTATGGTTATTACATTCCTATCACATGAAAGGTGATGTTATGGAATTTAATGTGAAAAATCTTTTATACAAATCCAGCTTTTATAACAGCACTCATGATAATATGGATTTAGATTCTGTTTTCTCTTATGTTATAAATTTTATAAAACAAGATTGTAATTCTAGCTATCGTCTTTCTATAGGCACTGATTCACAAGTCAAATCTAATTCTACAGTTTTTGTCACTGCTATAGTAATTCACAGAATAGGTAAATGTGCATGGGGTTGTGTAAATAAGATTATAATTCCATACAAAATTAATAGCATAAGAGAAAAAATTTCTATTGAAGCTAATTTAACCTTACAAATTGTTAACGAAATATCTATCAATTATTTTGACAAACTGTTGAATTCGGTTATTAACTGTTTAGATGAAGGAACAGATTTTTATAATGAAATTCATATTGACATAGGTAAAAACGGTAAGACAAGATGCATGATCAACGAAATTATAAAATATTTTTCTGGATTAGGTTTTAGTACTAAAATAAAACCCGAATCATACGCAGCTTCATCATATGCTAATAAATATACTAAATAACACAAAAAACCTTATGCTAATAATAGCATAAGGTTAAAATATCCATTAACTAAATAATAGTAATATTTTCTGCTTGAGGTCCTTTTGGTCCTTGAGCAACATCAAATGATACTTTTTGACCTTCTTCTAAAGTTTTGAATCCATCAACATTAATTTGAGAAAAATGAGCAAATACGTCATTTCCGTCTTCTCCTGTTATAAATCCAAATCCTTTGCTTGAGTTAAACCATTTTACTGTACCAGTCATATATACTGTACCTCCTAAATTTATTTTCCTTAAATCTTTGTAAAACACATAACAAACATTTCTAAATTAGGATAGTACATAAAATACAAACACCAATTAAAAATATTAATGTTAATTTGTTTACTAATAATTTAAGTAACAATTAATGATAACATAAAATAAAATGTTTGTCAAATAAATTTTCCAATTAAATTATATTTTTTTATGTTTTATAAATTGCAATATTAAATCCAACTCATTCTTACTCTGTATTGTTGTTCAAATCTTTAATCCTTTAATTTTATAGTCGTTATATAGACAGATAAAATAATTAATAATCCACTAAATATATTTAGTAAATAAAACTGTTCATCTAATAAAGTTATAGACAAAATTATTGAAAAAACAGGCACTAAATTTATAAATATTGAAGTTTTTGAAGGACCAATTAATCCAATAGATTTTTGTTGAATTAAATAACCAAACACCGTTGGAAATATAGACATATATAACACTGCAATCCAGGCATTTTTAGAAGCCAGCGCAACAGCATCGAATAACCCCTCAGCAATAGCAAAAGGAAATAATATAATAGTACACGTAATAAAGCTGTATGCTGTTAAAAATAATGGAGTGTAATTTTTCACATGTTTTTTTACTAATATGGAATATGTAGCCCAACAAAAAACTGCTAGTATCATAATCATATCGCCTTTATTCAAATTCATTGTTATCAATATGTTTATATCCCAATTTGTTAATGTAAGTGCTACTCCAATAAACGCTAATGCTATTGCTCCTATTTTTTTTATACTTAATTTTTCTTGTCCGATCAACCCTGCTATTAAAACAGTCATCAATGGGTTCGTGGCTGCAAGTATTGATGCATTTATAGCTTTTGTATATTTTAATGCAGTAAAAAATAATATATGATATCCTACCATACCAACTAAGCCTAGCATAAAAATAATCGGTAAATCTTCTTTTTTGGGTTTCCATGAATCTTTTTGCTTGTAAACTAATAAAGTAAAAATAACAATTGAAGCAAAAAAGAATCTCAAAAAAGTTACTGATACAGGACTAAACTCTTTAATTGAAATTTTGCCTGCGATAAATGCTCCTGCCCAAAACAAAGCTGCTGCTACCATTAATAAGTATATCCATTTGTTGTTTTTTGATTTCATATGTCCCTCTCCCATTATTAAGTTTGAACCCAGATTATTCATAAATTTTTTATAAATGTGTAATTTTTAAAATGAATAAGCATGCTAAATTAAATTTAAGCTCTCTGCTCATAATTCAATATTATACATCATATTATTGTGCTTTATATGAATAATTAGAGTTAAATAAAGTTTTGATATATACGGTAGTCTTCTAAATCAATAAATCGCTTTATTTATATTATAATATACCATCTTTTTAATTTTGGATAGCATTATTTTTAATATATACCCAGACTATTCATAGAAAATTGATACTATATTGCATCCTTCTGTTATAAGAAATCCATTATATGACGGACATACCAACTCAGTATCCCTTCAAACTCACTGAAATCTTCTAATTCAGAACTATACAACATATTATGAAAGTTATAATTAATAATCAGGTTTAATTTCATAAACAGAGCGAGATAATTTAAGACATAAGAATTAAATCAATCAAACACACTACTTATAATAGATATCACTTCTGTTTTATTCTTTGCTTTTCTAAGACTCTTTATAAATTCTTTATCCATCAGTTTTCTAGATAAGTCAGACAATATTTTTAAATGAAGATTATCTTTATTCTCACTTGGAACACCTAATAAAAAAACTAAATCTACATTTTCTTTATCTATTGATTCCCACTCTACAGACGATTGTAATTTCCCGAATACTATCATAGCCTCTTTAACTGCACTTGATTTAGCATGAGGAATAGCTATACCATCTCCAATTCCTGTAGAGTATGATTTTTCTCTAGCATGTACATCTTTAATAAATGTATTTACATCCAATACCTTACCTGCTTTAGCTGAAAGCTCAGATAGTAATTTTATAACTTCATTTTTATTTTTGGCATTTATATTAAACTCTATTAAATTTTCATTTATTATCATTGTTTATCCTCCATAGTTTTCATTTTATAAAGGTATTATCTTATATTCAAAGCAATTTCTTCAAATATTATTATATACTTAATATCTTTTTTTTCAAACTTAAGCTTTTGGGTTATAAAAAATAAATCCATTCAGCAGAAATAATAAACATAGAAACTTTAATAATTCTACTTTAACTGAAATAAAAATCACCTACTCTATTTATGAAATAGAATTTATCAATTAATAAGTAAGCTAGGACAAATATAGCATTTATCCTAGCCTATTAAAGATATCATTTATTATATTATTCTATACAAATTAAAGGAGTTATTTCGAACATATTTCTGTTTACTATTTATTTTTCAACTAACTATCATCATTATTATTAATCTGATCATCTAGTATTCTTAGCCATTTCATAATAATTTCTGGTATTTTTACTCCCATTGTATTGCAGTTTTCTAGAATACTTCCAAATTCTTTAAAGCATAAGGCACACACGAAAATCTCTAATAATGGAATTTCAAATCCATTTATAGATAGTATCCTTTGACCAGAAACTACTGCACATAATAATATTACTTCAGCCGCTTTTTTTGTTAAACCAAGTCTCATACAATGGCTGGAAAAATGCCTTGTTCTAAATGCTTTCAAAAGTCCTGATATGAGATCTAATACTAATAATATCAGCCATAACATAATAATCTCAAAATTCAATCCAGCTAAATAAGCAATAAAACCAGTTAGTGAGCCTAACAAAAATATAAAAGCATCAATTTTCATGATTTCACCTCTTTTTAATTCTCATTAGTACTTTTGATTATTGTGCATGTCTCTTGTTATATAATATTAGATAAAGCTGAATTGTGTTACCTGTAAATATTAATATTTTTTATGTAAAATAGAAAGCAAAAGCTATATTATCCATTACTCAAAAAAGAAATCATTTAGTAAAAATGCTTCATGTATATCCGAAATTATAGCGATTTTTTCATCTCTAGATTCTCCTTTCTATCTCTATTCATCACTCTTAAGGAATATCCAAGAGGGATATGTTAGATAACTTTTAAATTTCCGTATGTTAGTTCAAACTTTTGCCCAAATTCACCAAAAACTTATGAGCTAAACAATTAATGTTCTATGCATTATATTATCTAATAATTGAATAACAAATGAATAATTCAAAGTATGTACAGTATTTTTTCTCTTTATTATACTTTTCCAAATATTTTTTGTACAAAATTACAGTTAAAAAGCATTTTATTTACCTCATAATACTTCTATATTTATCTTTAAAAACTTTTTATTTCATGTATTTCTATATTATATTTTACAAAAAGCTAAAACCATGAAATTTATTACAATCTCATGGTTTTTATGTATTTTTATTTTATTGTTAATAGTAAAAAGATGCTTAAATGAATATTTGATAATTTTTGTGCATATTACCCAAAAATAAACTTTACCAAGTTGACATTAATTAAATCTTATATTTTCTCTTCTATTTTTTCTTTGATTGTGTATTGCTCTTAATATCAATAATATCACGTGTTAACCTATGAACTACAGACGCAAACAAGCAAATTAATAATCCTTGTGCGAATATCCCTAAACTTACACCTATCCCTATTGGATTAATTTCAGTGGAATAGTAAGAAGTTTTAATAAAACCAAATTTATAAAAAACAATTAATGCAATTATTATACTTAATATGAATACCACTGTAGAAAAAGTTTTTAATGTATCAGCATAATTATAATGGTTATTATTAGTAGAACTATTTTCTATTCTAGATTTATCCTCACTTTCAGTTGATAAAGTTTCGTCACTGGTTTCTAAAATTTTATCTAAATCAGACATTTACGCCTCTCCTTTCTGTTTCTTTTGTTTACGTTGATTTGAAAATAGTACAACGAAAAAAATAACTAATGAACCGGCAAAAATAATATCAAAGGCATTTGCAAGTCTGAAATATAATATCGGGTTATCTACAAATAAAAAATCATCTAAGGTAAATAAGAAAATAATGATTTTTCCTATAAGTCCTATTATACTCCCGATTATTGCGAAAATAGTAGCATTTTTTAATCTCATATATGTACCCCCTTTTATTTTAGAATTTGTGTCCATTATATATAAAATTATGAATTTAATCAAGTTTTTCTCTTTCTTTCATTTTTCATAACCTTCTAACATATTTTAAGTACCTTTATTTCTCTGACTCTAGACTCCAACCGAATAGTTTAGTCTATTTAAACTAACACATTTTACTTAGGTTACCAACCAAAAGGTCATGGCTAACGCAGCGCACAACTAATTGCTCATACCTGAATAAGATTTTTATCTTCTCTTTGGCTATTTCTATACTAAACTCTCCTAGTCTTGATATTAAGGCTTCATAGAACTTGTCTACATCTTGGTTGTAGTCTTGAATAAAGAGCATATAGAGTCTCCTAGGTTGACTAGATTGTATCAATGTATATCATCTGAACAGAACCCGCAGAGCCCTTCTTCTTGGTGATGCTATACCCGGTGAAAGAATGTGTGATAACGAACGGAAACATTTTTTATCGGATGTTGCCTCACGCAGCTTCGAAATCTAACTCTTGCATTCATTCTATAAATTGTTTTCTTTAGATATCTCTCGAGGCCATGGGTGTTTTTCTATTATGTAGATTCTCTTAAATAGAAATCCTTCAAATATGGCTGCAATAAGTTGAAATGGCACCACAATTGTTATAAAAAGTATACTCCATTCTTTAAATGCAACATATAAGTTCCCTGCTCCCCAAATATTTAGCCCTATACCTATTCCACCAACAGCTGCGACCATAAAAGCTGCTACTTCAAACAATATATTAGGTATTGTTACCCACTTCATTCGCTCTGGATATCTTTTTAATACTAGATTAGTTAAAAATCCAATTAAAGCATAGTGTGAAAATGGAATAACAATTAATATCCCACCAACAGAGGACCAAATTAATGCTCCTCCCAATAAATTCATCGCAAATATAACTATTATTACTCTCAAAACACCATAAGATTTTGTTATATTGTTATAAATTATTCTAATATGAACATCTCTACTTCCATCAAGTTTTTCTCCCAACTTTAAAGCCTTTTCCTTTTTCAGTCTAAAAATAATCTCTCCCATTAGGAAACCACTAAGTAAGACCAAAATAAAAGCAAATAATAATACCCGTTCTCTAGCTAATATCTCTATAGCATTCATTTTATCTCTCCTTAATTAAATTTGGTACTTCCAAATCTTATGATTTCATACCAACTTATCACTAATGTTTATGACCCAAAAGACATACTCTGAAATGAGTGAGACAATTACAAATTTCTGCTTATGGCGAGGGACCTTTTGGGTCGGCTAATGCAGAAACTGACTCGGTTAGTGGAGGGGTGTACCATGTGCTGCCAACGTTGCATTGTTATGTAAAGTCGCGGGCCCACGAAGCCAGAGACTGACAGGATGTCAGCCCTTGATTTCTAACTCATAAACTTATACTACAGTGTATCAATCCAGCCACACCATTTTGAATTTTTACCAAATTCTATTTCCGAAACACCACAGTATTGGAATTCTTTTGAAAAAGCAAACTGGCATATTAACATACCGTGAGTGACTACTGCTATTTTTTTATATGATGTGTATTTTTCAAGGCATTTCTTGGCTCTATCAAAGACATTTGATAGTTCTTCATATTTGATTGGAGAATCTTTTGGACAAATCCCTTTGCTAGAAATACA contains:
- a CDS encoding DEAD/DEAH box helicase; this translates as MDTKEMKIKDYPLSNEIKRGLSELGFKKPLEVQAIVIPKILEEDRDLIVQSQTGSGKTAAFGIPICEKINAELESTQMLVLTPTRELAEQVKYDIEGIGKYKGIKCVAVYGKQPIEIQRKELKKKPHVIVATPGRMMDHLFRKNVKLKDLKYLVIDEADEMLIMGFGEQIEKIIEKTPDDRVTLLFSATMPLEAQYLSQKYLKNPENIEVKSDNSVLNKIEQIHYTVEALKKVDFLKMMLRREAPRKTIIFCNTQEQVERLYAIMKKWSYLICRVHGGMKQLDRMNTMTAFKRGQYNTMIATDVAARGIHVERVTHVINFFVPFDNENYIHRIGRTGRVDQNGVAITFVTKPEVERFEELQKFLGYKIPCKGGHVSRKIGKKEQKRLSKKNRYIAGNKKGVIVQLNAGNVNSIFTKRDIISTLRSISGINQSDIGKIEIKGKVTNIEILGGKERIVYKAFSNIKINGKKYRAKLKS
- a CDS encoding ribonuclease H-like YkuK family protein; its protein translation is MKNLLYKSSFYNSTHDNMDLDSVFSYVINFIKQDCNSSYRLSIGTDSQVKSNSTVFVTAIVIHRIGKCAWGCVNKIIIPYKINSIREKISIEANLTLQIVNEISINYFDKLLNSVINCLDEGTDFYNEIHIDIGKNGKTRCMINEIIKYFSGLGFSTKIKPESYAASSYANKYTK
- a CDS encoding cold-shock protein — encoded protein: MTGTVKWFNSSKGFGFITGEDGNDVFAHFSQINVDGFKTLEEGQKVSFDVAQGPKGPQAENITII
- a CDS encoding DMT family transporter encodes the protein MKSKNNKWIYLLMVAAALFWAGAFIAGKISIKEFSPVSVTFLRFFFASIVIFTLLVYKQKDSWKPKKEDLPIIFMLGLVGMVGYHILFFTALKYTKAINASILAATNPLMTVLIAGLIGQEKLSIKKIGAIALAFIGVALTLTNWDINILITMNLNKGDMIMILAVFCWATYSILVKKHVKNYTPLFLTAYSFITCTIILFPFAIAEGLFDAVALASKNAWIAVLYMSIFPTVFGYLIQQKSIGLIGPSKTSIFINLVPVFSIILSITLLDEQFYLLNIFSGLLIILSVYITTIKLKD
- a CDS encoding PTS sugar transporter subunit IIA — encoded protein: MIINENLIEFNINAKNKNEVIKLLSELSAKAGKVLDVNTFIKDVHAREKSYSTGIGDGIAIPHAKSSAVKEAMIVFGKLQSSVEWESIDKENVDLVFLLGVPSENKDNLHLKILSDLSRKLMDKEFIKSLRKAKNKTEVISIISSVFD
- a CDS encoding phage holin family protein, whose product is MKIDAFIFLLGSLTGFIAYLAGLNFEIIMLWLILLVLDLISGLLKAFRTRHFSSHCMRLGLTKKAAEVILLCAVVSGQRILSINGFEIPLLEIFVCALCFKEFGSILENCNTMGVKIPEIIMKWLRILDDQINNNDDS